In a genomic window of Pontibacter liquoris:
- a CDS encoding enoyl-CoA hydratase/isomerase family protein, which translates to MAPYENLLLDLNNGILTITINRADKLNALNIDTIREIKNAVQQVYDDVNVKGAVFTGAGQKAFVAGADISEIAELSEVNARSFAERGQEVFSMIERCNKPIVAAVNGFALGGGCELAMACHIRVASENARFGQPEVNLGLIPGYGGTQRLTQLIGKSKAMELLMTADMVSAEEARQLGLVNYVVPQEQLMAKCQELLEKIMGKAPLAIGLVIECVNAVYDKDENGFQTEANSFARCCTSEDFVEGTNAFLEKRRAVFKGL; encoded by the coding sequence ATGGCTCCATACGAAAACCTGCTGCTTGACCTGAACAACGGCATTTTAACTATCACTATCAACAGAGCGGATAAGCTTAATGCCCTTAATATAGATACTATCAGGGAAATTAAAAATGCCGTGCAGCAAGTATACGACGATGTAAACGTGAAAGGGGCTGTGTTTACAGGCGCCGGCCAGAAGGCCTTTGTAGCCGGTGCCGACATCTCGGAGATAGCCGAACTGAGCGAAGTAAATGCCCGCAGCTTTGCCGAGCGGGGCCAGGAAGTGTTCAGCATGATCGAGCGCTGTAACAAGCCCATTGTTGCGGCTGTAAACGGCTTTGCCCTGGGCGGCGGTTGCGAGCTGGCCATGGCCTGCCACATCCGTGTTGCCAGCGAAAACGCCCGTTTCGGCCAGCCCGAAGTAAATTTAGGATTGATCCCGGGTTATGGTGGCACCCAGCGCCTGACGCAGCTGATTGGCAAAAGCAAGGCCATGGAACTGCTGATGACCGCCGACATGGTGTCCGCCGAAGAAGCCCGCCAACTTGGACTGGTTAATTACGTGGTGCCCCAGGAGCAGCTGATGGCCAAATGCCAGGAGCTGCTCGAAAAGATCATGGGCAAGGCGCCGCTTGCTATTGGTCTGGTGATCGAGTGCGTAAACGCCGTGTATGACAAAGACGAAAACGGCTTCCAGACCGAGGCGAACTCGTTTGCCCGCTGCTGCACTTCCGAAGATTTTGTGGAAGGCACCAATGCCTTTCTGGAAAAGCGCCGGGCTGTCTTTAAAGGCCTATAA
- a CDS encoding DUF3078 domain-containing protein — translation MNSVLRTIVFVFIFLFGSTARSWAQITVPADTLQADTVNIWDFGGVGTLNFSQVSLSNWAAGGQNALSVLGIANLYANYKQGKNTWNNALDITYGTVKLQNQQVRKSDDKMELNLKYGHNASERWYYTVQMNLKTQLTPTSTVTRDTLISDFLSPAFVLASLGMDYKPNDKLSVFISPVTGKFTFVKSQVLADKGAFGVQGARQDMLGDPVPGTGKHLRKEFGGYVNVRYKEEIVQNVTLQSKLDLFTNYLNDLKNVDVNWENMVNFKVNKFIAASLFVHLIYDDDVNVAVDRNKDGQADGSGPRLQLKETLGIGLSYKFE, via the coding sequence ATGAATAGCGTTTTACGAACGATCGTTTTTGTTTTTATCTTTTTATTTGGAAGCACCGCCAGGAGCTGGGCGCAGATCACCGTACCGGCCGACACCCTCCAAGCTGACACTGTGAATATTTGGGATTTCGGAGGCGTGGGCACCCTTAACTTTAGCCAGGTAAGTTTGAGCAACTGGGCAGCAGGCGGGCAGAACGCGTTATCGGTATTGGGCATTGCCAACCTGTATGCCAACTATAAGCAGGGCAAAAATACCTGGAACAACGCACTGGATATCACCTACGGCACGGTAAAGCTGCAGAACCAGCAGGTGCGCAAAAGCGATGATAAGATGGAGCTCAATCTCAAGTATGGCCATAATGCCTCGGAGCGCTGGTACTATACGGTGCAGATGAATCTTAAAACACAACTTACGCCCACCTCCACCGTAACCCGCGATACGCTGATCTCCGACTTTTTGTCGCCGGCTTTTGTGCTGGCCTCCTTGGGGATGGACTACAAGCCCAACGACAAGCTTTCCGTATTTATTTCGCCGGTAACGGGCAAGTTTACGTTTGTTAAAAGCCAAGTGCTGGCCGATAAAGGCGCTTTTGGCGTGCAGGGAGCCCGTCAGGATATGTTGGGAGACCCTGTGCCCGGCACCGGCAAGCACCTGCGTAAAGAGTTTGGCGGCTACGTGAATGTGCGCTACAAAGAAGAGATTGTACAGAACGTGACCCTGCAGTCGAAGCTGGACCTGTTTACCAATTACCTCAACGACCTCAAAAACGTGGATGTGAACTGGGAGAATATGGTCAACTTCAAGGTAAATAAATTTATTGCCGCCAGCTTGTTTGTGCACCTCATCTACGACGATGATGTGAACGTAGCCGTTGACCGGAACAAGGACGGGCAGGCGGACGGCAGCGGTCCGCGCCTGCAACTGAAAGAAACGCTGGGTATCGGGCTATCCTACAAATTTGAATAG
- a CDS encoding GAF domain-containing protein, producing MENNAAAVPVNTGKNYDSEFCGSIPLNLVNQIQPHGLLLVLDKQLRLVQVSENATDYFAVPLEELLDQPLAAFVLARQFQEMEAKIESKSRYDKIPMSLTLAVGGKEFACTALIHTKEEYVLLELEEDTKPSAEKSFTGLYQQIKYITSLLKQADTLADVGQIAADEIKKITGLDRVLVYRFDPQWNGSVIAQAKEADMDDYMGLRFPASDVPRQARELYFKNPFRLIPTRVYTPVRLLPIVNPLTQRFTDLADCNLRSVAGVHLEYLANLGVMASMSLPLIIDDKLWGLISCHHKAPFYPSYELRSALELLTGIVSAQVASKERERGILYQARLKGMHAQLLERLYSGTDLADGLLNGATNVAELLGLTGVAISYDGELQTSGQVPDRQSIKELTFWLRHNQGSEVFATDNLAKHYRQSLVYKDIASGLISLPINPDQGEYLLGFRAEVLQTVSWGGNPDKAIQIEPDGKTYHPRNSFASYQEVVKNTSLPWYAEEMDAAKALRNAVLEKILRDRY from the coding sequence ATGGAAAACAATGCTGCAGCCGTACCTGTCAATACAGGCAAGAATTACGATTCGGAGTTTTGCGGAAGTATACCCCTTAACTTAGTGAACCAGATCCAGCCGCACGGCCTGCTGCTGGTGCTCGACAAGCAGCTGCGCCTGGTGCAGGTAAGCGAGAATGCAACAGACTACTTTGCAGTGCCGCTGGAAGAATTGCTCGACCAACCCCTTGCTGCGTTTGTGCTTGCCCGGCAGTTCCAGGAAATGGAAGCGAAGATCGAAAGCAAAAGCCGCTACGATAAGATTCCGATGAGCCTTACCCTGGCTGTGGGCGGCAAGGAGTTTGCCTGCACAGCCCTCATCCATACCAAAGAAGAATACGTGCTGCTAGAGCTCGAAGAAGATACCAAGCCGAGTGCCGAGAAATCTTTTACCGGGCTCTACCAGCAGATAAAATATATCACCTCGCTGCTCAAGCAGGCCGATACCCTGGCAGACGTGGGCCAGATTGCCGCCGACGAGATCAAAAAGATAACAGGCCTGGATCGGGTGCTGGTTTACCGGTTTGACCCGCAGTGGAACGGCAGTGTGATAGCCCAGGCCAAAGAGGCTGACATGGATGATTACATGGGCCTGCGTTTCCCGGCATCCGATGTGCCCCGGCAAGCGAGGGAATTATACTTCAAAAATCCTTTCCGCCTTATTCCGACGCGCGTTTATACGCCCGTCCGGCTGCTGCCCATCGTAAACCCGCTCACACAACGCTTCACCGACCTGGCTGATTGCAACCTGCGCAGCGTGGCAGGCGTGCATTTGGAGTACCTGGCCAACCTAGGCGTGATGGCGTCTATGTCGCTGCCCCTGATCATTGATGACAAGTTGTGGGGGCTGATTTCCTGCCACCACAAGGCGCCTTTCTACCCAAGCTATGAGCTTCGTTCCGCTTTAGAACTGTTAACGGGTATTGTCTCTGCCCAGGTAGCATCAAAAGAGCGGGAGCGCGGCATTCTGTACCAGGCCAGGCTCAAAGGCATGCACGCCCAGTTGCTCGAAAGGCTCTATTCCGGCACCGACCTGGCGGATGGGCTTTTAAATGGCGCAACCAATGTGGCGGAGCTGCTTGGCTTAACCGGCGTGGCCATTAGCTATGATGGCGAGCTACAGACCAGCGGGCAGGTGCCCGACAGGCAAAGTATAAAAGAGCTCACCTTCTGGCTGCGCCATAACCAGGGAAGCGAAGTTTTTGCGACCGATAACCTGGCCAAACATTACCGCCAAAGCCTGGTTTATAAAGATATTGCGAGCGGCCTGATCTCCCTGCCGATCAACCCGGACCAGGGCGAATACCTGCTGGGCTTCCGTGCCGAGGTGCTGCAAACCGTTAGCTGGGGAGGAAACCCCGACAAGGCAATCCAAATAGAGCCGGATGGCAAAACGTACCATCCCCGCAACTCTTTTGCCAGCTACCAGGAAGTTGTGAAAAATACCTCGCTGCCTTGGTATGCCGAAGAAATGGACGCGGCAAAAGCGTTGCGCAATGCTGTGTTGGAGAAGATCTTAAGAGACCGCTATTAA
- a CDS encoding chemotaxis protein CheB, with product MPGTTLEEKDQSNITLRTDHYLIGIGASAGGLEAIHKLFDHFPNNSSFSFVIIQHLSPDHKSLMAELLSKHTRMQVQEAEDNMHTRPNCVYVLPSGKQLTLEHGRLRLTEKARNREPNFAIDVFFESMARDLGPYAIGVVLSGTGTDGTKGAKAIKKAGGMVVVQDPTSAKFDGMPRSAIQAGCADYVLSPALMPGEIITYTQKIPLVKSLIEREAEGDEEEILQEVLDLVCTHTQTDFRNYKQGTIYRRIRKRMDHLTIKSMQGYLTYMHEHPAEIKLLCQEFLIGVTQFFRDPEAFSMLEHEVIPKIIAAKPEDEFIKIWVTACSTGEEVYSVAMLFREAFQRLGREPLIKIFATDIDQRAITQASKGSYPLSIAKNITPERLQHFFYQQGSRYIVNEEIRKLVIFAQHDLQKDPPFGRIDLISCRNMLIYLNPVLQKKVLGLFSFALNLHGYLLLGPSEQIGEIGAIFSEENRKWKLFKKIKESRGLQQSYGVTDYSPVSAPDTQLSARITQQARYNESFMDAMAEDFKITGLYIDENYQLLHGIGDISRFLKFPSKRLHFNLLKMVPEELAIVLSVGIRKALKQNQRVVGRQVVVKLGRKESLVQVSIKAIEADKNQPRVILILLQEHAPTGPKVKQAEPGAVVDADLYQQLTAMEAELKEAREGLQLTVQDLSAANEELQSSNEELMSSNEELQSSNEEMQSLNEELHTVNTEHQLKIKELQELNEDLDNYIRSSNIGQLFVDHNLVIRKFTPATSEIINIIPSDIGRPIHHLSHNLKYTNLTQDIQQVNNTSVEVEKEIETKGEKFFLMRIIPYLKHDGNKDGVVLSFVDVTNMKVLSNIVQGVLNSSLSSIMAFQAVRNENHEIVDFAWNLLNRKAEEMIGKHFAELAGNSVLATLPYLKKSGLFKKYASVVETGKPLHIQQQLTLLEHKAWYEIVAVKMGDGVTVTLADITEKKNSEEKVLLAYEEVKKAEESLIRLNNELENRVAERTQALAASEERFRLVSMATNDVVWDWNIVTNKLWWSDSLATVLGFEPSNIESGAKGWFDKIHPDDKDRIVKGINQAINFGKEQWSDEYRIARSDGSYAYVSNRAHILHNEYQTPYRVLGSFIDLSDLKLTQERLQSANEHLLKVNEDLDTFVYTASHDLKAPIANIEGLMLLLEDQIKESGPLEGEPTEPLFVMLKDSISRFQKVIKDLTDIAKVQRDVDGEAEQVEMQEIVDEVLTNLEGLLSEKNAQLQIDFKAAPAINFSRKNLYSILYNMISNAVKYSDEERTPVIQLKTEETGPYVCLSVTDNGSGISSDNLSKVFTLFKRFHAHVEGTGMGLYIVKRMIDNAGGKIEVESCEGQGTTFKLYFKI from the coding sequence ATGCCCGGTACAACATTAGAGGAGAAAGATCAGTCTAACATAACGCTCCGAACAGATCATTACCTAATAGGAATTGGTGCCTCCGCAGGCGGGCTGGAAGCCATTCATAAGCTTTTCGATCATTTCCCGAATAACTCGAGTTTTTCTTTCGTCATTATACAGCACCTCTCGCCCGACCACAAAAGTCTGATGGCCGAGTTGCTTTCCAAGCACACCCGCATGCAGGTGCAGGAAGCGGAAGATAACATGCACACCCGCCCCAACTGTGTGTATGTGCTGCCCAGCGGAAAACAGCTGACCCTGGAGCACGGGCGCCTGCGCCTGACTGAGAAAGCGCGTAACCGGGAGCCCAACTTCGCCATCGACGTGTTCTTCGAATCGATGGCCAGAGATCTTGGCCCTTATGCAATCGGAGTGGTGTTATCAGGTACCGGAACAGACGGCACAAAAGGAGCCAAAGCTATTAAAAAGGCAGGCGGCATGGTGGTGGTGCAGGACCCAACCTCTGCTAAATTCGATGGTATGCCCCGCAGCGCTATCCAGGCTGGTTGCGCGGATTACGTTCTCTCGCCGGCTCTGATGCCGGGCGAGATCATCACCTATACTCAAAAGATTCCCCTGGTCAAATCACTGATCGAGCGGGAGGCCGAAGGGGACGAGGAGGAGATCCTGCAGGAGGTGCTGGACCTGGTTTGTACCCATACGCAGACCGATTTTAGAAACTACAAGCAGGGCACCATTTACCGGCGCATCCGCAAGCGCATGGATCACCTCACGATCAAGTCGATGCAGGGTTACCTGACCTATATGCATGAACATCCGGCGGAGATCAAACTGCTCTGCCAGGAGTTCCTGATTGGCGTTACCCAGTTCTTCCGCGACCCGGAAGCCTTCAGCATGCTTGAGCACGAGGTTATCCCCAAGATCATTGCGGCAAAGCCCGAAGATGAATTTATTAAGATCTGGGTCACAGCCTGTAGCACCGGCGAGGAAGTATACTCTGTTGCCATGCTTTTCAGGGAAGCTTTTCAGAGACTGGGGCGTGAGCCGCTTATCAAAATATTTGCAACCGATATCGACCAGCGGGCTATCACCCAGGCTTCTAAAGGAAGTTATCCGCTCTCTATTGCTAAAAATATAACACCCGAGCGGCTGCAGCACTTCTTCTACCAGCAGGGCAGCCGCTACATTGTGAACGAGGAGATCCGGAAGCTGGTGATCTTTGCGCAACATGATCTACAGAAAGATCCTCCTTTTGGGCGGATAGACCTGATCAGCTGCCGCAATATGCTGATCTATCTCAATCCGGTGCTTCAGAAAAAGGTGCTCGGCCTCTTTTCTTTTGCCCTTAACCTGCACGGCTACCTATTGCTGGGCCCCAGTGAGCAGATCGGGGAGATAGGGGCTATTTTCTCGGAGGAGAATCGCAAATGGAAGCTGTTTAAGAAGATAAAGGAAAGTCGGGGCTTGCAGCAAAGCTATGGGGTAACCGACTATTCACCTGTGTCGGCGCCTGATACGCAACTGAGCGCCAGGATCACGCAACAGGCCCGCTATAACGAATCCTTTATGGATGCTATGGCCGAAGACTTTAAAATAACCGGCCTGTATATTGATGAAAATTACCAGCTGCTGCACGGAATCGGCGATATCAGCCGTTTTCTGAAGTTCCCGAGCAAGCGCCTGCATTTCAACCTGCTCAAAATGGTGCCCGAGGAACTGGCCATTGTGCTAAGTGTAGGCATCCGCAAAGCCCTGAAGCAGAACCAACGGGTGGTGGGCCGCCAGGTAGTGGTGAAACTGGGCAGAAAGGAATCCCTGGTGCAGGTCTCCATCAAAGCCATTGAAGCGGACAAGAACCAGCCCCGGGTCATTCTGATCCTTTTGCAGGAACATGCCCCGACAGGGCCGAAAGTGAAACAGGCTGAACCGGGCGCAGTGGTGGATGCTGATTTATACCAGCAGCTCACGGCTATGGAGGCCGAGCTGAAAGAGGCCCGTGAAGGACTGCAGCTCACGGTTCAGGACCTGAGTGCCGCGAACGAGGAACTGCAGTCTAGTAACGAAGAGCTGATGTCCTCCAACGAGGAGCTGCAAAGTTCCAATGAGGAGATGCAGTCGCTGAATGAAGAGCTGCATACCGTTAATACCGAGCACCAGCTGAAGATAAAAGAGCTGCAGGAGCTGAACGAGGACCTGGATAACTACATTCGGAGCTCCAACATCGGGCAGCTTTTTGTGGATCATAACCTGGTAATCCGCAAGTTCACCCCTGCTACCAGCGAGATCATCAACATCATCCCAAGCGATATCGGAAGGCCGATTCACCACCTGTCTCATAACCTGAAATACACAAACCTGACCCAGGACATACAGCAGGTCAATAATACGTCGGTGGAGGTGGAGAAAGAGATCGAGACCAAGGGGGAGAAGTTCTTCCTGATGCGCATAATCCCCTACCTGAAGCATGATGGCAACAAGGACGGCGTGGTGCTGAGCTTTGTGGATGTAACCAACATGAAAGTGTTGAGCAACATTGTGCAGGGTGTTTTAAACAGTTCGCTGAGCAGCATCATGGCGTTCCAGGCCGTCCGGAATGAAAATCACGAGATTGTAGACTTTGCCTGGAACCTGCTAAACCGCAAGGCGGAGGAAATGATCGGGAAACACTTTGCCGAGCTAGCAGGCAACAGTGTGCTGGCTACATTGCCTTACCTGAAAAAGAGCGGCCTGTTTAAAAAGTATGCTAGCGTAGTGGAAACCGGAAAGCCGCTGCACATCCAGCAGCAGCTTACGCTACTGGAGCACAAAGCCTGGTACGAGATCGTGGCCGTGAAAATGGGCGATGGCGTAACAGTGACCCTGGCCGATATTACCGAGAAGAAGAACAGCGAAGAAAAGGTTTTACTCGCTTACGAGGAAGTTAAAAAAGCAGAGGAAAGCCTTATCAGGCTCAACAATGAGCTGGAGAACCGGGTAGCAGAACGCACCCAGGCACTGGCAGCCAGCGAAGAACGCTTCCGGCTGGTATCGATGGCTACCAATGATGTGGTCTGGGACTGGAACATCGTTACAAATAAACTTTGGTGGAGCGACAGCCTTGCCACCGTACTGGGCTTTGAACCGAGTAATATCGAAAGCGGGGCAAAGGGGTGGTTTGACAAGATCCACCCTGACGATAAGGACCGGATTGTGAAAGGTATAAACCAGGCCATTAATTTCGGCAAAGAGCAATGGTCGGACGAGTACCGGATTGCCCGCTCCGATGGCTCTTATGCCTATGTGTCGAACAGGGCACATATTCTGCACAACGAGTATCAAACGCCTTACCGCGTACTGGGCTCTTTTATTGATCTGTCGGACCTGAAATTAACCCAGGAACGGCTGCAATCGGCGAATGAGCATTTGCTGAAAGTGAACGAAGACCTGGATACGTTTGTGTATACTGCCTCGCACGACCTGAAGGCGCCTATTGCCAATATCGAAGGGCTGATGCTGCTGCTGGAAGATCAGATCAAGGAGTCGGGACCGCTGGAAGGCGAACCGACAGAGCCCCTGTTTGTGATGCTGAAAGATTCGATCAGCCGCTTCCAGAAAGTGATCAAGGACCTGACCGACATTGCCAAGGTACAACGCGATGTGGACGGCGAGGCGGAACAGGTGGAAATGCAGGAGATAGTGGACGAGGTGCTGACTAATTTGGAAGGGCTGCTTTCCGAAAAGAACGCCCAGCTGCAGATCGATTTCAAGGCTGCTCCTGCAATTAATTTCTCACGGAAAAACCTCTACAGCATCCTTTACAACATGATCAGCAATGCGGTGAAGTATAGCGATGAGGAGCGCACGCCGGTAATTCAGCTGAAAACAGAAGAAACAGGGCCTTACGTTTGCCTTTCGGTAACGGACAACGGTTCAGGCATCAGCAGTGATAACCTCTCCAAAGTGTTTACCCTCTTCAAGCGCTTCCATGCGCATGTAGAAGGCACCGGCATGGGACTTTATATTGTGAAGCGCATGATCGATAATGCCGGAGGCAAAATTGAGGTAGAAAGCTGCGAAGGCCAGGGAACCACGTTCAAGCTATACTTTAAAATTTAA
- a CDS encoding antibiotic biosynthesis monooxygenase family protein → MFIALSTFTIANGLVAEVREAFVNRPHMVDNAPGFVRMEVLSPQENPNEIWLMTFWEDQPSFQVWYKSHQYQDAHKGIPAGLRLVPGSTKVQYFDGFAK, encoded by the coding sequence ATGTTTATCGCTTTAAGTACATTCACCATTGCAAACGGATTAGTAGCAGAAGTAAGGGAAGCCTTTGTGAACAGGCCCCACATGGTAGATAATGCCCCCGGCTTTGTGCGGATGGAAGTTTTGTCGCCGCAGGAAAACCCGAATGAGATATGGCTCATGACCTTCTGGGAAGACCAGCCCAGTTTTCAGGTATGGTATAAAAGCCACCAGTACCAGGATGCGCACAAAGGCATACCCGCCGGCCTGCGCCTGGTGCCCGGCAGCACCAAGGTGCAGTACTTCGATGGCTTTGCCAAGTAG